The DNA sequence GGTGACAGTCGTACACCGCGCGGCGGCCGGCACGCCGAGGCGAAAGGGGAACACCATGAGCACCATCAGGGAGTTGCTGGTCGAACTCACCGGAACGGCCGAGTACGCCGACCAGGTCGGCGACGACGTCGACCTGGCCGCCAGCGGCATCGACTCCGGGGACCTGGTGCGTCTGGTCCTCCTGGTCGAGCAGCGGCTCGGCGTGGAGATCACCGCCCAGGACATGGAGGA is a window from the Streptomyces capillispiralis genome containing:
- a CDS encoding acyl carrier protein, which translates into the protein MSTIRELLVELTGTAEYADQVGDDVDLAASGIDSGDLVRLVLLVEQRLGVEITAQDMEELRTIGDYERFVAERAAAGASGGA